CTTGATTTTGATGATGCGGGCCTTGTCCAGGGTCCAGATGGCCACGTAGGTGGGGTCAAACTCCCACCATTTTACGCCGAAGTTGACGCGCATGGGCAGCTTGTGGTGGTTGTTCTGAAACAGCTCGCCGAATGCCAAGAAATCAAGCGCCAGCGTGTTCTTACTGTGGTCGTGGTTGTCGAAGTTCTGGTAGCCGTACTTGTGGCCGCCCCAGTTCACGATGGCGCCGTGGATGGGTCCCATCAGGAAGTGAATCGGCAGCAGCAGATACTGCCACCAGGCGGTGGCAAACTGGATGTAGAACAGCACGTAGAGCGTGCCCCAGCCCAAGCGCGAGTACCACTTGTCGCCAAAGTCCTCCACGGCCTGCCACACCGGGTAGTCGCCCTCGAAGCGCTCGGCCAGCTCGTACTTATTATTGAGCACGTCGTTGTAGATGTTCTTGGTCTTCCACATCATATCAAACGCGTTGTTGGAAAACAGCGGCGAGTGCGGGTC
The genomic region above belongs to Hymenobacter sp. BRD128 and contains:
- a CDS encoding acyl-CoA desaturase; translation: MVILVFFVAHYYLSLFTQTFYLHRYAAHKMFTMNKFWEKFFFLFTYICQGSSFLSPRAYALLHRMHHAYSDTELDPHSPLFSNNAFDMMWKTKNIYNDVLNNKYELAERFEGDYPVWQAVEDFGDKWYSRLGWGTLYVLFYIQFATAWWQYLLLPIHFLMGPIHGAIVNWGGHKYGYQNFDNHDHSKNTLALDFLAFGELFQNNHHKLPMRVNFGVKWWEFDPTYVAIWTLDKARIIKIKRKNVQPKQRTKKLAQAA